The following proteins are co-located in the Vigna unguiculata cultivar IT97K-499-35 chromosome 9, ASM411807v1, whole genome shotgun sequence genome:
- the LOC114196128 gene encoding probable serine/threonine-protein kinase PIX13, whose product MGSCFGKTDDGNKTDQYRIRTIHKTPPGRPEKKETVEGRKEEDLRILINYTLDDLKSATRNFRPDTVLGEGGFGRVFKGWIDKNTFKPSRVGVGIPVAVKKSNPDSLQGLQEWKSEVQFLGKLSHPNLVKLIGYCWEDNQFLLVYEYMQKGSLESHLFRRGPEPLSWDIRLKIAIGAARGLAFLHTSEKSVIYRDFKSSNILLDGDFNAKLSDFGLAKLGPVNGKSHVTTRVMGTYGYAAPEYMATGHLYVKSDVYGFGVVLLEMLTGRAALDTTLPTDMQNLVQFSLSSLNDKKRLQKIMDPNMDDQYSPRAAFHIAQVILKCLESDHRKRPSMVEVLANLEKAQTIKYKPKGNRASAIRQTSDLHHPNYPRSSPPPFHYNNND is encoded by the exons ATGGGAAGCTGTTTTGGAAAGACAGATGATGGTAACAAAACTGATCAGTACAGAATTCGCACCATCCATAAAACTCCCCCAG GGAGACCAGAGAAGAAAGAAACGGTGGAAGGAAGAAAGGAAGAGGATTTGAGGATACTTATAAATTACACGTTGGATGATTTGAAAAGTGCGACAAGAAACTTCAGACCAGACACGGTCCTAGGTGAAGGTGGTTTTGGACGTGTTTTCAAAGGGTGGATTGATAAGAACACTTTCAAACCTTCGAGAGTTGGAGTTGGAATCCCCGTTGCGGTGAAGAAATCTAACCCCGATAGCCTTCAGGGTCTGCAAGAGTGGAAG AGTGAAGTCCAATTTTTGGGGAAGCTCTCTCATCCAAACCTAGTTAAACTAATTGGCTACTGCTGGGAGGATAATCAATTCCTTCTGGTGTACGAATACATGCAAAAGGGAAGCCTTGAAAGCCACCTGTTCAGAA GAGGTCCAGAACCACTTTCATGGGATATAAGACTGAAGATAGCCATAGGAGCTGCCAGAGGCCTAGCTTTCTTGCACACATCAGAGAAATCTGTCATATATAGAGACTTCAAATCCTCAAACATTTTGCTAGATGGG GATTTCAATGCGAAGCTATCAGATTTTGGGCTGGCAAAGCTTGGCCCCGTCAATGGTAAATCCCACGTAACCACGCGGGTCATGGGCACCTATGGTTACGCTGCACCTGAATACATGGCCACAG ggCACCTGTATGTTAAAAGCGACGTGTACGGATTCGGCGTTGTTCTGCTAGAAATGCTAACGGGCAGAGCAGCTCTGGACACAACCCTACCCACAGATATGCAGAATTTGGTGCAGTTCAGTTTGTCATCTCTGAATGACAAAAAGAGACTGCAAAAGATAATGGACCCAAACATGGACGACCAATATTCACCAAGGGCTGCGTTTCACATAGCCCAAGTTATCCTCAAATGTTTAGAATCTGACCACAGAAAACGACCCTCCATGGTGGAGGTTTTGGCAAACTTAGAAAAAGCACAAACTATAAAGTACAAACCCAAAGGGAACAGAGCCTCTGCAATTCGTCAAACATCAGACCTGCATCACCCGAATTACCCACGTTCTTCACCGCCACCGTTTCACTACAACAACAACGATTAG